The Salvelinus fontinalis isolate EN_2023a chromosome 39, ASM2944872v1, whole genome shotgun sequence genome has a window encoding:
- the LOC129838495 gene encoding uncharacterized protein LOC129838495 → MKSKIRTTTCVLLFLFTRLGVGSGGFGNPVTDDVSRLMLLKHNIPKDYNISINYLPKERSGVCWVLLNIYPLEQSLRELARVFGAISSNKDNIMIFITMLQNLRFQFDHEELVMPEATMQVFKCHCRAVKWPSGQYFDYIRDILSSAAQGEGGFRCVPPPCPAPTTAGSEAQDHEQTRSRGGLLSLLPIPVTACVFLIVWVIKSRRGGSPESNLERGHRRLSTNVERTINIPIPPVTSTTDTPIMGEA, encoded by the exons ATGAAGAGCAAA ATTCGGACGACCACGTGTGTCCTCCTATTTCTATTCACACGTCTTGGAGTAGGCTCCGGAGGATTTGGGAATCCTGTCACAGATGACGTGAGCAGGCTGATGTTATTG AAACACAATATTCCAAAGGATTATAACATTTCTATAAATTATCTTCCCAAAGAGAGG AGTGGTGTGTGCTGGGTTCTACTGAATATCTACCCACTGGAACAAAGCCTTAGGGAACTGGCCCGGGTGTTTGGTGCCATTTCTTCCAACAAAGACAATATTATGATCTTCATCACCATGCTGCAAAATCTACGCTTCCAATTTGATCATGAGGAGCTGGTAATGCCT GAGGCAACAATGCAAGTCTTTAAATGCCACTGTAGGGCGGTCAAATGGCCATCTGGGCAGTATTTTGACTATATCAGAGACATTTTGAGTTCTGCAGCTCAGGGAGAAGGAGGATTCCGCTGTGTGCCTCCACCCTGCCCTGCCCCTACTACAGCAG GAAGTGAAGCACAGGACCATGAACAGACTCGGTCCAGGGGGGGTCTGCTGTCCCTGCTTCCGATCCCAGTCACAGCCTGCGTGTTCCTCATTGTGTGGGTG ATTAAATCTAGAAGAGGAGGCTCCCCAGAGAGTAATCTAGAGAGAGGCCATAGAAGGCTGTCCACTAATGTGGAACGGACCATAAACATCCCTATTCCACCAGTCACCAGTACAACTGACACACCAATAATGGGGGAAGCCTGA